A single region of the bacterium genome encodes:
- a CDS encoding UPF0182 family protein: MKWISRKTIMIVIAVIVGLIILMAALSGFFVDIFWYTSEGYADVFWTRIWSAVGFGLIIFGLYVVVVGTSLLLAWIFSRQKPHVVAEEAVMLPSFGEKLRKWGVWLFIAVGGAFAIINGISAGGEWQVFQRFLHATSFGLQDPVFGNDVSFYVFRLPFYRMIYDHLSGALLLSAVLIVVWYVFRRMIWIESWKLRTNTLVKGHVLAMVGGMFALKAWGYYLDKFDILFTDHGKFYGAGYADVNASLPMYNVLFWLTLAFGVAVLVLTWLKSNNLKMLLIIVASFIVLPLVLLYAVPWAVQTFEVNPNELQAEESYIGNNITMTQAAYGLDRITPRAFGESGEVFAVNEGLSGLGEVLVEKTSTGSTSGASFTPEEVEGAGVGPLLTRADIENNRPTIDNIRIWDWHNLRPVYDQKQSFKDYYEFGEDVDIDRYTLDGRQTTVTLSLRELNLNGLPAQADTWQNRHLVYTHGYGAVANPVNLKSPSGQPVFYLQDIPLVNRMEVKLERPQIYFGEGNMDYSFAPASEPIEIDYPVGNTNQLTSYDASLGGGIPVGGFWRRLAIAINLGSLDVFLSDYITPESRLLIRRNILERVDEVAPYLYTDTDPYPVLTDDGIYWIVDCYTVTSRFPYSQPMLDNGGNYIRNSVKVVVSAYTGHMDFYVMGKDPLIETWTNVVPGMYKDFSEMPPDIQAHVRYPNALFAVQSLVFATYHMSDPQDFYKRSDRWEIPGHTKEGELFDAYYMTMRLPEEAKEEFLLVTPFVPEGKTIMVGWMCARCDPEAYGDLVLYTFPRTSTIYGPDQIDALMNQYPEFSKERTLLGEKGSQVAMGRIVIIPIENSLLYVEPVYIQAEGNAIPELKYILVAYGNQIAMSDTLDGALDKLFGPATPITEEPVVPEVGGETPVETVETGGPVIPAGLGELRDLARELDAAWKDYNEARAVGDWEAFGRAEKRIEKLLNRLDELAGGNR; this comes from the coding sequence ATGAAATGGATTTCCCGTAAGACGATAATGATCGTGATTGCGGTCATCGTCGGTCTGATCATCCTTATGGCCGCCCTCTCCGGATTCTTCGTGGATATCTTCTGGTACACATCCGAGGGCTACGCCGACGTATTCTGGACCCGCATCTGGTCCGCGGTGGGCTTCGGGCTCATCATCTTCGGCCTGTACGTGGTTGTTGTGGGCACGAGCCTCCTCCTGGCCTGGATCTTCAGCCGCCAGAAACCCCACGTCGTCGCCGAGGAGGCGGTCATGCTCCCCTCCTTCGGGGAGAAGCTCCGCAAATGGGGGGTTTGGCTATTTATCGCCGTGGGAGGGGCCTTCGCCATCATCAACGGCATCTCAGCCGGGGGTGAATGGCAGGTGTTCCAGCGCTTCCTCCACGCCACCAGCTTCGGTCTCCAGGATCCCGTCTTCGGAAACGACGTCTCCTTCTACGTCTTCAGGCTCCCCTTTTACAGGATGATCTACGACCACCTCTCCGGCGCCCTCCTCCTCTCGGCGGTCCTCATCGTGGTTTGGTACGTCTTCCGGAGGATGATCTGGATCGAGAGCTGGAAGCTGCGCACAAACACCCTGGTCAAGGGCCACGTTCTGGCCATGGTCGGCGGCATGTTCGCCCTGAAGGCCTGGGGTTACTACCTGGATAAGTTCGACATCCTGTTCACGGACCACGGCAAGTTCTACGGCGCCGGATACGCCGACGTCAACGCCAGCCTGCCCATGTACAACGTCCTTTTCTGGCTGACCCTGGCCTTCGGCGTCGCCGTGTTGGTCCTGACCTGGCTGAAGAGCAACAACCTCAAGATGCTCCTGATCATCGTGGCCTCTTTCATCGTGCTGCCGCTCGTCCTCCTCTACGCGGTCCCCTGGGCGGTGCAAACCTTCGAGGTCAACCCCAACGAGCTGCAGGCCGAGGAGTCCTACATCGGGAACAACATCACGATGACCCAGGCCGCTTACGGGTTGGACCGGATCACGCCGCGGGCTTTCGGCGAATCGGGCGAAGTGTTCGCGGTGAACGAGGGCCTCAGCGGGCTGGGGGAAGTTCTGGTCGAAAAAACCTCGACGGGCTCCACCAGCGGCGCGTCATTCACTCCCGAAGAGGTGGAGGGCGCCGGAGTCGGACCACTACTGACCCGCGCCGACATAGAGAACAACCGGCCCACCATTGACAACATCCGCATCTGGGATTGGCACAACCTGCGGCCCGTGTACGACCAGAAGCAGAGCTTCAAGGACTACTACGAGTTCGGCGAAGACGTGGACATAGACCGGTACACCCTGGACGGACGCCAGACGACGGTCACCCTCTCCCTGCGCGAGCTGAACCTGAACGGTCTTCCGGCGCAGGCCGACACCTGGCAGAACCGCCACCTGGTGTACACCCACGGCTACGGCGCCGTGGCGAATCCGGTGAACCTGAAGAGCCCCTCCGGCCAGCCCGTCTTCTACCTCCAGGACATCCCCCTGGTGAACCGGATGGAGGTCAAGCTCGAACGACCGCAGATTTACTTCGGCGAGGGCAACATGGACTACTCCTTCGCCCCGGCCTCGGAGCCCATCGAGATAGACTACCCCGTGGGGAACACCAACCAGCTCACCAGCTACGACGCCAGCCTCGGCGGCGGGATACCGGTGGGCGGGTTCTGGCGCCGCTTGGCCATAGCGATTAACCTGGGCTCGCTGGACGTGTTCCTCTCCGACTACATCACGCCCGAGAGCCGGCTTCTCATCCGCCGCAACATCCTGGAGCGGGTGGACGAGGTGGCGCCCTATCTCTACACCGACACCGACCCTTACCCCGTCCTGACCGACGACGGCATCTACTGGATCGTGGACTGCTACACCGTCACCAGCCGCTTCCCCTACTCCCAGCCGATGCTGGATAACGGGGGGAACTACATCCGCAACTCGGTGAAGGTTGTGGTCAGCGCCTACACCGGCCACATGGACTTCTACGTCATGGGCAAGGACCCCCTGATCGAGACCTGGACCAATGTCGTCCCGGGCATGTACAAGGATTTCTCGGAAATGCCCCCCGATATCCAGGCCCACGTCCGCTACCCTAACGCCCTTTTCGCCGTCCAGAGCCTGGTCTTCGCCACGTACCACATGTCCGACCCCCAGGACTTCTACAAGCGCTCGGACCGCTGGGAGATTCCGGGGCACACCAAGGAAGGCGAGCTCTTCGACGCCTACTACATGACCATGCGCCTGCCCGAGGAGGCCAAGGAAGAGTTCCTCCTGGTCACACCCTTCGTGCCCGAGGGGAAGACGATCATGGTGGGCTGGATGTGTGCGCGCTGCGATCCGGAAGCGTACGGCGACCTCGTGCTCTACACCTTCCCCCGTACCTCCACGATTTACGGGCCGGATCAGATAGACGCCCTGATGAACCAGTACCCCGAGTTCTCCAAGGAGAGAACCCTGTTGGGGGAGAAGGGGTCTCAGGTGGCTATGGGGCGGATAGTCATCATCCCCATCGAGAACTCCCTCCTCTACGTTGAGCCGGTTTACATCCAGGCCGAGGGGAACGCCATCCCCGAGCTGAAGTACATCCTGGTGGCCTACGGGAACCAGATAGCCATGTCCGACACCCTGGACGGGGCGCTCGACAAGCTCTTTGGCCCCGCGACCCCGATCACCGAGGAACCGGTCGTCCCGGAAGTGGGTGGGGAGACCCCGGTCGAGACGGTGGAAACCGGGGGACCGGTCATCCCGGCCGGTCTCGGCGAGCTGCGGGACCTCGCGCGTGAGCTCGACGCCGCCTGGAAGGACTACAACGAAGCCCGCGCCGTCGGCGACTGGGAGGCCTTCGGTCGCGCCGAGAAGCGGATCGAGAAGCTGCTCAATCGTCTGGACGAGCTGGCGGGGGGTAACCGGTAG